The Montipora capricornis isolate CH-2021 chromosome 6, ASM3666992v2, whole genome shotgun sequence genome has a window encoding:
- the LOC138052440 gene encoding alkaline phosphatase-like isoform X1, producing MLCKTFASPIQPSSSENLLLENFISWEKSCETGAAYQDTNKWYTDGVQLIKNNLMLEPNKNTAKNTILFMGDGMGITTITAARILEGQMRGERGEENVLSWERFPWSAQSKTYNVNSQSADSGACATAYLCGVKTNQELIGIDETGKWDYCGSLTEENKLISILTLAENSGMSTGFVTTARVTHQSVSPLYAHSVSGDWESDKDKSEQAKDDASNCPDIALQLVEYPHRMEVIFAGGREKMTSTNHSDPEYPRETGERLDGRNLIDEWKDKYPNSEYVWNKTAFEKIDPEKVDRVMGLFERDHMNYEVDRLKYTAGEPSIAEMTEMAIKILKKNPKGYFLFVEGARIDHGHHANRAVRALYDAVALAKAVDKAVSMVNRDDTLLIATADHSHVFTVGGYPKRGNPIFGLVMNIYENRPNLGDDDKPYTTLGYANGLGGINGTRENLTGVNTGDKDFRQQATVLRYKETHGLEDVGIYADGPGAYLFHGVVEQQYIFHVMDHAMCLSDSKKGLCNKHVTRGGPEPTEGPTVKNSCSTDQAALTIICALALLSLTVFKV from the exons GCGCAGCCTATCAAGACACAAACAAGTGGTATACTGATGGCGTTCAGCTGATCAAAAACAACTTAATGCTGGAGCCAAACAAGAACACCGCAAAGAACACCATTCTTTTTATGGGAGACGGTATGGGTATCACCACAATCACAGCTGCTCGTATCTTAGAAGGACAGATGAGAGGAGAGAGAGGAGAAGAAAATGTTCTGAGCTGGGAGAGGTTTCCTTGGTCTGCCCAGTCCAAGACATACAATGTAAATTCACAAAGCGCAGACTCAGGAGCGTGCGCAACTGCATATTTGTGTGGTGTGAAGACCAATCAAG AGCTTATTGGCATAGACGAGACAGGAAAATGGGATTACTGTGGCAGTCtaacagaagaaaacaaattaatttccATCCTAACGCTAGCAGAAAATTCCGGGATGTCTACGGGTTTTGTGACCACCGCTCGTGTCACACATCAGTCCGTGTCTCCACTCTACGCGCACTCGGTGAGCGGTGACTGGGAAAGCGACAAAGATAAAAGTGAACAGGCCAAAGACGATGCTTCAAATTGTCCAGATATAG CCCTGCAGCTTGTTGAATATCCACATCGTATGGAGGTTATATTTGCGGGTGGGCGTGAAAAGATGACGTCTACGAATCACAGTGACCCCGAGTACCCTAGGGAAACCGGAGAGAGACTGGACGGCAGAAATCTGATAGACGAGTGGAAGGACAAATACCCTAACTCAGAATACGTTTGGAACAAGACAGCTTTTGAAAAAATTGACCCCGAAAAGGTTGATCGTGTTATGG GACTTTTTGAGCGTGATCATATGAATTATGAGGTTGATCGATTGAAGTATACAGCAGGGGAACCATCCATCGCAGAAATGACAGAAATGGCAATTAAAATACTCAAAAAGAATCCCAAGGGATATTTCTTGTTCGTTGAAG GCGCCCGTATAGATCATGGTCACCATGCAAACAGAGCTGTTCGAGCGCTGTATGATGCTGTTGCTTTGGCTAAAGCTGTCGACAAGGCTGTCAGTATGGTGAACAGAG ATGACACACTTTTAATTGCAACCGCTGACCATTCGCACGTGTTTACGGTCGGTGGCTACCCAAAGCGAGGCAATCCGATTTTTGGCCTGGTCATGAACATATATGAAAATAGACCAAATTTGGGTGATGATGATAAACCATACACAACTCTTGGCTATGCTAACGGTCTCGGAGGAATTAATGGCACTAGAGAGAACCTCACAGGAGTTAACACTGGCGATAAAGACTTTCGGCAGCAAGCGACGGTATTGAGGTATAAGGAGACTCATGGACTGGAAGATGTTG GCATATACGCGGACGGTCCTGGGGCCTATTTATTTCACGGTGTTGTGGAACAGCAGTATATTTTCCATGTCATGGATCACGCAATGTGTTTGAGCGACAGCAAGAAAGGATTATGCAATAAGCATGTCACTCGAGGAGGCCCAGAACCCACCGAAGGCCCAACAGTGAAAAACTCCTGCAGTACAGACCAGGCAGCGCTGACTATCATATGTGCATTGGCGTTGCTGTCCCTTACAGTCTTTAAGGTTTAA
- the LOC138052440 gene encoding alkaline phosphatase-like isoform X2: MSVLFTMRFSTSLLILILSQAALTGAAYQDTNKWYTDGVQLIKNNLMLEPNKNTAKNTILFMGDGMGITTITAARILEGQMRGERGEENVLSWERFPWSAQSKTYNVNSQSADSGACATAYLCGVKTNQELIGIDETGKWDYCGSLTEENKLISILTLAENSGMSTGFVTTARVTHQSVSPLYAHSVSGDWESDKDKSEQAKDDASNCPDIALQLVEYPHRMEVIFAGGREKMTSTNHSDPEYPRETGERLDGRNLIDEWKDKYPNSEYVWNKTAFEKIDPEKVDRVMGLFERDHMNYEVDRLKYTAGEPSIAEMTEMAIKILKKNPKGYFLFVEGARIDHGHHANRAVRALYDAVALAKAVDKAVSMVNRDDTLLIATADHSHVFTVGGYPKRGNPIFGLVMNIYENRPNLGDDDKPYTTLGYANGLGGINGTRENLTGVNTGDKDFRQQATVLRYKETHGLEDVGIYADGPGAYLFHGVVEQQYIFHVMDHAMCLSDSKKGLCNKHVTRGGPEPTEGPTVKNSCSTDQAALTIICALALLSLTVFKV, translated from the exons GCGCAGCCTATCAAGACACAAACAAGTGGTATACTGATGGCGTTCAGCTGATCAAAAACAACTTAATGCTGGAGCCAAACAAGAACACCGCAAAGAACACCATTCTTTTTATGGGAGACGGTATGGGTATCACCACAATCACAGCTGCTCGTATCTTAGAAGGACAGATGAGAGGAGAGAGAGGAGAAGAAAATGTTCTGAGCTGGGAGAGGTTTCCTTGGTCTGCCCAGTCCAAGACATACAATGTAAATTCACAAAGCGCAGACTCAGGAGCGTGCGCAACTGCATATTTGTGTGGTGTGAAGACCAATCAAG AGCTTATTGGCATAGACGAGACAGGAAAATGGGATTACTGTGGCAGTCtaacagaagaaaacaaattaatttccATCCTAACGCTAGCAGAAAATTCCGGGATGTCTACGGGTTTTGTGACCACCGCTCGTGTCACACATCAGTCCGTGTCTCCACTCTACGCGCACTCGGTGAGCGGTGACTGGGAAAGCGACAAAGATAAAAGTGAACAGGCCAAAGACGATGCTTCAAATTGTCCAGATATAG CCCTGCAGCTTGTTGAATATCCACATCGTATGGAGGTTATATTTGCGGGTGGGCGTGAAAAGATGACGTCTACGAATCACAGTGACCCCGAGTACCCTAGGGAAACCGGAGAGAGACTGGACGGCAGAAATCTGATAGACGAGTGGAAGGACAAATACCCTAACTCAGAATACGTTTGGAACAAGACAGCTTTTGAAAAAATTGACCCCGAAAAGGTTGATCGTGTTATGG GACTTTTTGAGCGTGATCATATGAATTATGAGGTTGATCGATTGAAGTATACAGCAGGGGAACCATCCATCGCAGAAATGACAGAAATGGCAATTAAAATACTCAAAAAGAATCCCAAGGGATATTTCTTGTTCGTTGAAG GCGCCCGTATAGATCATGGTCACCATGCAAACAGAGCTGTTCGAGCGCTGTATGATGCTGTTGCTTTGGCTAAAGCTGTCGACAAGGCTGTCAGTATGGTGAACAGAG ATGACACACTTTTAATTGCAACCGCTGACCATTCGCACGTGTTTACGGTCGGTGGCTACCCAAAGCGAGGCAATCCGATTTTTGGCCTGGTCATGAACATATATGAAAATAGACCAAATTTGGGTGATGATGATAAACCATACACAACTCTTGGCTATGCTAACGGTCTCGGAGGAATTAATGGCACTAGAGAGAACCTCACAGGAGTTAACACTGGCGATAAAGACTTTCGGCAGCAAGCGACGGTATTGAGGTATAAGGAGACTCATGGACTGGAAGATGTTG GCATATACGCGGACGGTCCTGGGGCCTATTTATTTCACGGTGTTGTGGAACAGCAGTATATTTTCCATGTCATGGATCACGCAATGTGTTTGAGCGACAGCAAGAAAGGATTATGCAATAAGCATGTCACTCGAGGAGGCCCAGAACCCACCGAAGGCCCAACAGTGAAAAACTCCTGCAGTACAGACCAGGCAGCGCTGACTATCATATGTGCATTGGCGTTGCTGTCCCTTACAGTCTTTAAGGTTTAA